TGAATTGCATCTCTGAATATTTATAAGGTGTAAGTTCAAAATTTATGCAACTGTCAGCAAAGTTGACGCAACTAATTTGGAATTTTTTTGAGAATTATTCAAAAACGACATCTTCATAAAGTGATGTCATAGTTTCTTCAAAATCCACACTGTTGAGTCGAAATGATTGATTGTCTGATGTATATGATTGTAGAACCCACAATCCTTGCTCATTGCGGCGAAAACACTCGACTCGCTGACGTTTAGTATTAATTAAAACATATTCTTGGAGACTTGACAGTGCTTGATAATCGGCGAATTTGTCGCCCCTGTCAAAAGCTTCGGTAGAATCAGATAAAACTTCGACAATTAAACAGGGAAATCGTTTATAAGCTGGGGTCTGTTTGTCTCGTTCATCACATGTAACCATAACATCGGGATAGTAAAAGCGATTTAGAGATTCGATGCGTGCTTTCATATCGGCCATGTAAACACGGCAACCAGAACCGCGTACATGATTACGGAGGAGAACTGCAAGGTTAAGAGCAATGGTAACATGTGAGTCAAGCGCCCCAGCCATTGCGTAGATGTAGCCGTCTATATATTCATGTTTGACAGTGTTTTGTTCTTCTATTTGCAGGTATTCTTCAGGGGTGAGATAGTTTTGTCCGGGGGAGGCTATCATAATTAGGCTTTTGGTGTGCGATCGCTCTTAAGTCTACATTTTAAATCGAGCGATCGCCCTTACAACACCGGCATTCAAGGTGTAAGGCAAGATAACATAACATTAGAGGGTGTTTGAAAAGTATTTGGCTGTTATCTTAAGTACATTCAGATCCCCCCTAACCCCCCTTTTTAAGGGGGGAACAAGAATTAAAGTCCCCCTTTTTAAGGGGGATTTAGGGGGATCTAAACTCATTTGATACATAGTTAAGGACTTTTCAAACATCCTCTTAAACTATATTTCAGGTTATTCAATGCAATTAGAAGATTATTTTGATTTTTTATCACCTGATGATATTCGTGTAAAAGGACATCGCATTGGCATTGACAATGTACTTGATTATTACTTGGAAGGATATACACCCGAAGAGATTGCAGCCAATCTACCTAGTTTGAGTTTGGAGCAAATTCACGCTACTATTACTTACTATCTGCATAATCGTGACCAGATTAACGTTTATCTGTCACGTTTAGCAACATGGCGTGAGCAGCGTTATCAAGATTCGCTTGCTCATCCTTCACCCTTGGTACAACGCCTGAGAACCTTAAAAGCTCAAAAACTGGATCAACAAGCAAGTGCTTTGTGAAAGTTCGTTTTTTGCTTGATGAAAATTTGTCACCGCGCCTAAAAGTAGCTGTTCTTCGCCTTGACGTGGCTATATAGGACTCATATTTGATTTTTGAACAAAACTTAGTACACCTTTATTCCTTCTTCCCAGTCCCCAGTCCCCAGTCCCCAGTCCCTTACCTCTACGAGTGATTCAGAAATCAAATCGGATTGCTATAGATATTGTGCGTGTGGGTGAAAGTAATGCACCAGGACTAGGAACTCTAGACCCAGATGTGTTACGTTATTTGGAGTTATCTCAACGGCTGTTGATAACAGACAACCGCGCTAGTATGCCGGCTCATCTAGAAGCGCATTGGACAAATGGTGGACATATCTGGGGGTTATTTTGGGTGCGTCCGAGAATACCAATAGGACAACTAGCACAAGAAATTTTGCTAGTTTGGGAAACGACTGAGGCAGAAGAATGGATAGACCAGTTGGAGTGGATTCCATTTTAGACGATCGCTTGTGAGTTGAAAATCTCAAAAGGTACAATTGCCTTAAATAGTTATACTTTTGAAATTTTCTCTAAAATTTAGGTGTGCGATCGCTCTTAAGTCTACATTTTAAGTCGAGCGATCGTCCTTACAACACCATCATTGCACTTCAGAAGATGAAACTTTGAGTTTAGAAGATGAAACTTCGAGTTTAGAAGATGAAACTTCGAGTTTAGAAGATGAAACTTCGAGTTCAGAAGATGAAACTTCGAGTTCAGAACTCGGAACTTTGAGATTTAAGCTTCATTGTTGAGGTTGAGAACTTAAATTTTACTGCTGTGGGGGTAGGCGATCGCGAAAAATTGCCAAATTATCACGAGTAATTTGTAGGGTGTGCTAGCGCACCAGCTATCCAACTTAGGAATTTAACTACTGATTAGGGATTTTCCATAAATAAATTATACATTTTGTGGGGTGGGCATCCTGCCCGTCCTAAATAATGGGATGGGTGTCCCCAGCCATCCCACAAGGAAATTTGGAATATTTTTTATTTGGAAAATTCAATTCCTTCTAGCAAATCTAACTTCAAAAAATCCTAGTAAGCCTGCTGCTAATAGCAAAGGTAAGAAGTAATATATTGCCCGATAAGCTAATAATGAACCTAAGATTGCCGCCGCAGAAACTTGAGGAGATAAAATTAGCAAAATTACAGTTTCAAATACGCCTAAACCACCAGGAACATTACTGATAACACCTGCAAACATTGCCAGTAAGTACATTCCTAAAAAGTCTAGATAGTCAACAGGTGTATTGATGGGAAGCACCGCATAAAGAACTGCTGCTGCTAAAATCCAATCGAGGCTAGAAACTGCTATTTGAATTAGGGATATTTGCAAACTAGGAAAACGAAATTCATGACCACGAATATTTAAGATTTTTTTAATCAAAATACTTCCCAACAAATAAGCCGCAATTAATAACAGAAAAATCACGCCGATGGGACGTACAGTGGCAAAAGGTAAATGTAGTTGGGAGGGAATTGTCAAAGGTTTGGTAACAAAAATTAATCCAGCGACGGCGAACATTCCCAGCCAAAAAGTAAAATTAGCAAAGGCAATTATTTGAGCGACGGATAGCACCGATACTCCCCAACGAGTGTAAAATCGATAGCGAATTGCACTGCCAGTAAGTAAAGCAAAACCTATTGTGTTGCTAAAAACAGAACTAATAAAGTTAGTGAAGGCAATCTTATTCCAAGCTAGGGAACGATTGATATACTTAAAACCTAAAATGTCGTACCCTATCATCACTAGATAGCCTAAAGCTGTCAGCCAAATTGCCCAACTTAAGCGACTTTTAGGAATAGCTGCTAGAGAATTGAGTATATCATGGTAATTGTACTCGCGCAATTCGTGAGCGATCGCGCCTACAGAAAGCACCAGCAGCAGCAAACCAAACAGTGTACCGAAATTGAATTGCAGCTTTTTGAGCATTTTCAAAGTTTTAAGTACTAAGTAAAAAATAATCTTGACTTAATTAGTCGCAAATTTTCCATCAACTTGACACAGAATTGACAAATCATTTGCATAAACTTTGGAAGACAAGCACTAAGTTGATTCTTAATTTTAAGATATGCGTTACAAACAATCTCAAATTATATTACTAATTTCAGTATTAACTTTATTCACCTGTAATCACACTCAAGGAATAGCAGCAAAACCAGCAAAACAGCAGAATTTACAAACAATTGCTTCTGTTTTACCGCCACAACCTGATGCTAATGCCTTAGCTATTCCCCTAACCTACAAAATTGAAACTTACGATAGCCAAGTGATGAGTGCAAAACGCACCTATGGTGTTTCTTTACCCCCTGGCTATGAACAAAACCCACAACAACACTATCCTGTAATCTTTCTCCTCCACGGTGGACATGGCGAACCCACTGATTGGTTTCAACAGAACAAAGGACAAGCTCTTAAAACTGTAGAACAACTTTATAAAACAGGCAAATTACCGCCTAGCATCATTATTACACCAGATGGTAACGACAAACGCGGTTCTAGTCCTTACCGTGACCCCCAATATATCGATGGCCCTAATGGTAATGTTTCTACAGCCATTGGCTATGAACTTGTCAGAGTAGTCCAAAGCCGCTATCGTACACTACCTAATCCAGATTTTTGGGCAATGGGGGGATTATCTTCTGGTGGTTGGGGCGCACTCAATGTAGGATTGCATAACTTGCAGAATTTCTCAATTTTATTTAGTCATAGTGGTTACTTTAAGGATAGTAGCGGCCCTCAAAATAGCCCAATAACTTATATTAAAAATATTCCTTTATCAGCGAAAAAAAGACTGCGAGTATACTTGGATGTAGGGACATCAGATATTGAGGAACTTGACGATGCTAGAGAGTTTACAAAAGTACTCAGCCAACTTCAAATTTATCATATATCTCGTCAGTTTCCTGGTAGCCACACTTGGCAATACTGGCGCAAACACTTAGCAGATTCTTTGACATTTGTCGGTGAGCAATTTCGGTTAAGTGAGATAGCACACGCCTCTGATAATTTAGGCTTTGATCAGCCGAAAAATAATCAAAATTAGTAAAAGGAACTGGGAAGTGGGGATTACTTACTATTTTTTAGGTAAAAATAACTTTTGGAGGTTAATTTCAAAAAATATGCCTAATAACTACAATAAAATTAACTAAATTTATTGTAAATTTTAATAAATATGAAAAATTATAAAATTATTATTAGCATAGTAGGAGCGATCGCTATCTTAACGACTGCCGGTTACTACTATGTATTTATATTAGGTGCGCCCCAACTAGATCCACCGCCAGAACAAGCAGATACTGGGTTAAAATTTAAGTTAGAAACCTTCAATTCGCAAGCTATGGGCACAGCCCGACAATACGGCGTAATTTTGCCCCCTGGTTATTACAAAAATCACCAAAAGCGCTATCCGGTGATATTCTTACTACATGGTGGGCATGATGATGCCCGTGCTTACGTTGATAAATATGCATTATTAGACGTACTACACGAACTATATAAAAGTGGAAAATTGCCGCCATCGATTGTAATTACACCTGACGGTAATGATAACCGGGGTTCTAGTCCTTTGTATGACCCTGATTATTTTGATGGGAATAATGGCAAAATTGGTACTTTAATTGGCTCAGAATTAGTACAAGTTGTCAAGTCACAATACCGCACCTTAGATAATCCCAAATTTTGGGCGTTGGGAGGTCTTTCTTCGGGAGGATGGGGAGCCTTTAACATTGGGTTACGTTATTTAAACAACTTCAATATTCTGTTTAGCCATAGCGGTTACTTCACCGATAACAGCGGCCCACAAAATAGTCCCCAACAATTTGTACAACAGCTACCAATTGAAGATAGAAAGCGATTGTACGTGTATCTTGATGCAGGTATTAACGACACTAATTTTTTGGCTTCTACTAAAGCCTTTCACGAAACTTTGAACAAGCTAGGAATTGTTAATGTATTCCATGCATTCCCTGGAGGACATGGCTTATCGGGTGCAGATATAGGCTGGAATTACTTCCACAAACATCTTAAAGATTCACTCTCCTATGTAGGAAATAAATTTACAAAAGATAATAATTTTACAAATGATGACTGATGACTGACCATTGACAAATGACAACTAACAACTGACTAATGACTAATAACTTAAAAACTCGAATTGGACTTGGGAGTGCAACTGTCTTAACAGGTTTAGTCGGAATAGTCAATTTGTTATCATCTGTGACACCGAACCTGTACGGACGGAATCACTGGTTAAAACAATTTTTACCATTTGAAATTCGTGCCAGTGGTCATATATTTGCAGCACTAACTGGCTTTGTTTTGTTAGCACTTGCTACTAATCTATTGCGACGAAAACGAGTTGCATGGTTATTGACAATTAGTTTCCTAGTTATTTCTATTATTAGCCATTTAATCAAAGGCTGGGATTATGAAGAAAGTCTCCTATCTGCATTTTTACTAGTACAATTAATCTTGATGCGCCATGTGTTTACAGCCCAATCAGACCGTCCTTCAATTGCACGAGGAGTGCGAGTATTGATTGGTGCTTTGCTGTTTACCCTAGCATACGGAACAATTGGATTTTACTTGTTAGACGGCAAATTTTCCGAAAATTTTAATTGGCGTGAAGCTATAATTCAGACTCTAGCGATGTTCTTCACAGAGGATAATTGGGGTCTGCAACCAAAAAGCCAATTTGGCGATTTTTTTGCTAATTCTATCTATATTATTGCCGCAGGCACAATTACATTTGCAGTGGTGATGCTGCTACAGCCAGTGTTTTTGCGTAATCCGGCTACACCCAGCGAACAGCAAAAGGCAAAAGAAATAGTACAGCAGTATGGACACTCTTCTTTAGCAGCTTTAACACTTTTAAGTGATAAAAGTTATTATTTTAGTCCCTCTGGTCGCAGTATAATTGCTTATGTTCCCAAAGGACGGGGTGCGATCGCACTAGGAGACCCCATTGGCCCGGCTGAAGACCGCAAAGAAGTAATTGTGAGTTTCCAGCAGTTTTGTCAACGCAATGACTGGTATCCTGCTTTTTACCAAACTTTGCCCGATGAAATTGACCTTTACAAGTCTCTAGGTTTTAAAGTACTCAAGATTGGAGAAGAAGCGATCGTTGATCTGAAGACTTTTACCTTACAAGGAAAAGCTGGTAAAAACTTCCGACCATCAATCAATCGTTTGACAAAATTAGGATACGAAATTCAATTTTTTGAACCACCAATTCCTAATAAGTTGTTGTACCAACTAAAACCTGTGAGTGATGAATGGCTAAAGATGGCGCAAGGTTCGGAAAAACAATTTTCTCTAGGTTGGTTTGACGAAGATTACTTAAGGAATTGCCAAATAGCTGTCGTCTATAACCCTGAAGGTGAAATCAGCGCTTTCACTAATATTGTGCCAGAGTATCAACTCAACGAAGCAACAATTGACATGATGCGACACCGCCAATCTATTGAAAATGGCACAATGGACTTTTTATTTATTTCTATACTTCAGTATTTTAAAGAGCAAGGCTATGACACCTTTAATTTTGGTCTTTCTGCTTTGGCTGGAGTCGGAGAAAACCCAGAATCACGACGCTTAGAGAAAGGATTGCATTATCTTTACGAACATTTGGATCGATTCTACAACTTCCAAGGACTGCACGCATATAAAGAAAAGTTTC
Above is a window of Nostoc sp. UHCC 0702 DNA encoding:
- a CDS encoding Uma2 family endonuclease gives rise to the protein MIASPGQNYLTPEEYLQIEEQNTVKHEYIDGYIYAMAGALDSHVTIALNLAVLLRNHVRGSGCRVYMADMKARIESLNRFYYPDVMVTCDERDKQTPAYKRFPCLIVEVLSDSTEAFDRGDKFADYQALSSLQEYVLINTKRQRVECFRRNEQGLWVLQSYTSDNQSFRLNSVDFEETMTSLYEDVVFE
- a CDS encoding DUF433 domain-containing protein — translated: MQLEDYFDFLSPDDIRVKGHRIGIDNVLDYYLEGYTPEEIAANLPSLSLEQIHATITYYLHNRDQINVYLSRLATWREQRYQDSLAHPSPLVQRLRTLKAQKLDQQASAL
- a CDS encoding UPF0104 family protein, with protein sequence MLKKLQFNFGTLFGLLLLVLSVGAIAHELREYNYHDILNSLAAIPKSRLSWAIWLTALGYLVMIGYDILGFKYINRSLAWNKIAFTNFISSVFSNTIGFALLTGSAIRYRFYTRWGVSVLSVAQIIAFANFTFWLGMFAVAGLIFVTKPLTIPSQLHLPFATVRPIGVIFLLLIAAYLLGSILIKKILNIRGHEFRFPSLQISLIQIAVSSLDWILAAAVLYAVLPINTPVDYLDFLGMYLLAMFAGVISNVPGGLGVFETVILLILSPQVSAAAILGSLLAYRAIYYFLPLLLAAGLLGFFEVRFARRN
- a CDS encoding esterase family protein, which codes for MRYKQSQIILLISVLTLFTCNHTQGIAAKPAKQQNLQTIASVLPPQPDANALAIPLTYKIETYDSQVMSAKRTYGVSLPPGYEQNPQQHYPVIFLLHGGHGEPTDWFQQNKGQALKTVEQLYKTGKLPPSIIITPDGNDKRGSSPYRDPQYIDGPNGNVSTAIGYELVRVVQSRYRTLPNPDFWAMGGLSSGGWGALNVGLHNLQNFSILFSHSGYFKDSSGPQNSPITYIKNIPLSAKKRLRVYLDVGTSDIEELDDAREFTKVLSQLQIYHISRQFPGSHTWQYWRKHLADSLTFVGEQFRLSEIAHASDNLGFDQPKNNQN
- a CDS encoding esterase family protein → MKNYKIIISIVGAIAILTTAGYYYVFILGAPQLDPPPEQADTGLKFKLETFNSQAMGTARQYGVILPPGYYKNHQKRYPVIFLLHGGHDDARAYVDKYALLDVLHELYKSGKLPPSIVITPDGNDNRGSSPLYDPDYFDGNNGKIGTLIGSELVQVVKSQYRTLDNPKFWALGGLSSGGWGAFNIGLRYLNNFNILFSHSGYFTDNSGPQNSPQQFVQQLPIEDRKRLYVYLDAGINDTNFLASTKAFHETLNKLGIVNVFHAFPGGHGLSGADIGWNYFHKHLKDSLSYVGNKFTKDNNFTNDD
- a CDS encoding bifunctional lysylphosphatidylglycerol flippase/synthetase MprF, translated to MTNNLKTRIGLGSATVLTGLVGIVNLLSSVTPNLYGRNHWLKQFLPFEIRASGHIFAALTGFVLLALATNLLRRKRVAWLLTISFLVISIISHLIKGWDYEESLLSAFLLVQLILMRHVFTAQSDRPSIARGVRVLIGALLFTLAYGTIGFYLLDGKFSENFNWREAIIQTLAMFFTEDNWGLQPKSQFGDFFANSIYIIAAGTITFAVVMLLQPVFLRNPATPSEQQKAKEIVQQYGHSSLAALTLLSDKSYYFSPSGRSIIAYVPKGRGAIALGDPIGPAEDRKEVIVSFQQFCQRNDWYPAFYQTLPDEIDLYKSLGFKVLKIGEEAIVDLKTFTLQGKAGKNFRPSINRLTKLGYEIQFFEPPIPNKLLYQLKPVSDEWLKMAQGSEKQFSLGWFDEDYLRNCQIAVVYNPEGEISAFTNIVPEYQLNEATIDMMRHRQSIENGTMDFLFISILQYFKEQGYDTFNFGLSALAGVGENPESRRLEKGLHYLYEHLDRFYNFQGLHAYKEKFRPRWESRYLVYPSLAALPDVVVALIRADSGDRLLDYLKPGA